A genome region from Hymenobacter tibetensis includes the following:
- a CDS encoding lysylphosphatidylglycerol synthase transmembrane domain-containing protein, translating to MKYTLLLSVSGLLMWYAVRGQDLSRIGQYVRGANYWWLAITMVLSVLGYFSRAYRWKMQLDPTVTGEKPAFWHVYHAMMVGYLANMVLPGRVGEVVRCTLLQRTSKVPVQVSLGTVITERIIDVLMLLTLLGTVLLLDFKTFWNFANEYLLQGKADALARNRNVLVAAGVATVLVVILFMYLLWRNLEKLKQNAAFNKLMSFVKGLLAGVFSIVKLENKGAFLLHTLFTWLVYYLMDYLAFFAFPETYNLDMRAGLAVLTFGAFGMAAPVQGGIGVFHLLVQSTLLVYGISREGGIAYALVVHGAQTLLVVLMGGISFLMSMVDTGRKGRVGFNPINVTVPADAVE from the coding sequence TTGAAATATACCCTGCTGCTGTCAGTATCAGGGCTATTGATGTGGTATGCCGTACGCGGGCAGGACTTGAGTAGAATTGGGCAGTACGTGCGAGGTGCCAACTACTGGTGGTTGGCTATTACCATGGTGCTATCGGTATTGGGCTACTTCAGCCGTGCCTACCGATGGAAGATGCAGCTGGACCCCACCGTAACGGGCGAAAAACCCGCGTTTTGGCACGTATACCACGCCATGATGGTGGGGTACCTGGCCAATATGGTGCTGCCCGGTCGGGTAGGGGAAGTGGTGCGTTGCACCTTGCTGCAGCGGACCAGCAAAGTGCCGGTTCAGGTATCGTTAGGAACGGTTATTACCGAGCGCATCATTGATGTGCTCATGCTCCTGACGTTGCTCGGTACGGTGCTGCTACTAGATTTCAAGACCTTCTGGAACTTTGCCAATGAGTACCTGTTGCAAGGCAAAGCCGATGCGCTAGCCCGCAACCGCAACGTTTTGGTGGCGGCTGGCGTGGCAACCGTGTTGGTTGTGATACTTTTCATGTATCTGCTGTGGCGTAATCTGGAGAAGCTCAAGCAAAATGCAGCTTTCAACAAGCTAATGAGCTTTGTTAAAGGTTTACTGGCCGGAGTGTTCAGCATTGTGAAGCTCGAGAACAAAGGAGCTTTCCTGCTGCACACGCTTTTCACTTGGCTAGTTTATTACCTGATGGACTACCTCGCCTTCTTTGCCTTCCCCGAAACCTACAACCTTGATATGCGCGCTGGCCTAGCAGTGCTGACCTTTGGGGCCTTCGGAATGGCGGCGCCGGTGCAGGGAGGTATAGGCGTGTTTCACTTGTTGGTACAAAGCACACTGCTTGTATATGGTATCAGCCGGGAAGGTGGTATTGCGTACGCTCTGGTAGTGCACGGTGCTCAAACGCTGTTGGTGGTGCTCATGGGAGGCATTAGCTTCCTGATGAGCATGGTAGATACTGGCCGCAAAGGCCGCGTAGGTTTTAATCCCATTAACGTTACCGTTCCCGCCGATGCAGTGGAGTAA
- the rfaE2 gene encoding D-glycero-beta-D-manno-heptose 1-phosphate adenylyltransferase: MQWSKDKIMSRPALVAAVAEWKAQGRKVVFTNGCFDLLHLGHVDYLEKARHLGDVLVVGVNTDASVSCLKPGRPLQDEVSRTRIMASLLFVDAVVLFDEQTPLALIEAIVPDILVKGDDYNISGIVGHELVLQNGGQVLTVPLVAGYSTTRIVERIRQSF, from the coding sequence ATGCAGTGGAGTAAAGACAAGATTATGAGCCGTCCGGCTCTGGTGGCCGCTGTTGCGGAGTGGAAAGCACAAGGCCGCAAGGTGGTATTCACCAATGGCTGCTTCGACCTGTTGCACCTTGGCCACGTCGATTACCTGGAGAAGGCCCGACACTTGGGCGATGTACTGGTGGTAGGCGTTAATACCGATGCTTCTGTCAGCTGTCTTAAGCCCGGCCGGCCCCTTCAGGACGAAGTGTCACGAACTCGCATTATGGCCTCTCTTTTGTTTGTGGATGCCGTGGTGCTCTTCGACGAGCAGACGCCGCTGGCGCTGATTGAGGCAATTGTACCCGACATCCTGGTGAAGGGCGACGATTACAATATCAGTGGAATTGTGGGCCATGAATTGGTGTTACAGAACGGTGGGCAGGTCCTGACCGTACCACTAGTGGCCGGCTACAGCACGACGCGCATCGTCGAGCGTATCCGACAGAGTTTCTAG
- a CDS encoding zinc metallopeptidase, whose translation MYYNSSPIYFIVILAMLASWFIQWRLRSKFTKYSQIGLQSNLSGKQIAELMLADHGITDVRVISTEGRLTDHYNPADKTVNLSEEVYAERSASAAAVAAHECGHAVQHATAYSALQFRSAMVPALSNVSRFMPWILLAGVLMIKTTLIPLGVGIVLFSLTTIFSFVTLPVEFDASNRALAWIDKRGIVTPQEHAMAKDALWWAAMTYVVAAISSLATLLYYVSIFMGGRDRR comes from the coding sequence ATGTATTACAACTCGAGTCCTATTTACTTTATCGTCATTCTGGCGATGCTGGCTAGCTGGTTCATTCAGTGGCGCCTGCGCAGTAAGTTCACCAAGTACTCCCAAATTGGGTTGCAGTCCAACCTGTCGGGCAAGCAGATTGCCGAGCTTATGCTGGCCGACCACGGTATCACCGACGTGCGCGTGATTAGCACGGAAGGCCGCCTGACCGACCACTACAACCCAGCCGATAAAACGGTAAACCTAAGCGAGGAAGTGTATGCCGAGCGGAGCGCTTCGGCGGCGGCTGTAGCTGCCCACGAATGCGGCCACGCAGTGCAACATGCCACTGCCTACTCGGCCCTGCAATTTCGTTCGGCTATGGTGCCAGCGTTGAGTAACGTGTCGCGCTTTATGCCCTGGATTCTGCTAGCGGGTGTGCTGATGATCAAGACGACGCTGATTCCCTTGGGCGTAGGTATCGTGCTGTTCTCGCTGACTACTATCTTCTCGTTCGTGACCTTGCCAGTGGAGTTTGATGCCTCCAACCGGGCACTGGCTTGGATTGATAAGCGGGGGATTGTGACCCCACAAGAACACGCTATGGCCAAAGATGCTCTCTGGTGGGCCGCTATGACCTACGTAGTAGCCGCTATTAGTTCCTTAGCTACGCTGCTATACTACGTCAGTATCTTTATGGGCGGCCGCGACCGTCGCTAG
- a CDS encoding acyl-CoA dehydrogenase → MLTTTQSSIFQLTEEQLAVQAAARDFAQSELWDGVIERDEHQKFPAAQIKKMGELGFMGMMVSPEYGGGGMDTVSYVLAMEEISKVDASCSVIMSVNNSLVCWGLEKYGTEEQKQKYLPRLCNGEIIGAFALSEPEAGSDATSQRTTAEDKGDYYLLNGTKNWITNGTTASVYLVIAQTNPELKHRGINVLIVDKDSPGFVTGPKENKLGIRGSDTCSLMFNDVKVPKENRIGEDGFGFKFAMQVLAGGRIGIAAQALGIASGAYELSLKYAKERKAFGVPISQHQAIQFKLADMATNIDAARLLCLQAAFDKDAHQDYAKSGAMAKLFASKVAMDTAVEAVQVHGGYGFVKEYHVERMMRDAKITQIYEGTSEIQKIVISREILK, encoded by the coding sequence ATGCTGACCACCACCCAATCGTCTATTTTTCAACTTACTGAAGAGCAACTTGCCGTGCAAGCGGCCGCCCGCGACTTTGCTCAGTCTGAACTTTGGGACGGCGTAATTGAGCGCGACGAACACCAGAAGTTTCCCGCTGCCCAAATCAAGAAGATGGGGGAGCTAGGCTTCATGGGCATGATGGTGAGCCCGGAGTACGGCGGCGGCGGCATGGACACCGTGAGCTATGTATTAGCCATGGAGGAAATATCGAAAGTAGATGCTTCGTGCTCCGTTATTATGTCGGTTAACAACTCCTTGGTGTGTTGGGGGCTAGAAAAATACGGTACCGAAGAGCAGAAGCAGAAATACTTGCCGCGCTTGTGCAATGGCGAAATCATTGGGGCCTTTGCCTTGTCGGAGCCCGAGGCTGGTTCTGACGCCACCAGCCAGCGTACCACTGCCGAAGACAAAGGTGACTACTACCTGCTGAACGGCACCAAGAACTGGATTACTAATGGCACCACGGCTTCAGTGTATCTGGTTATTGCGCAAACCAACCCGGAGTTGAAGCACCGCGGTATCAACGTGCTGATTGTAGACAAAGACTCGCCGGGTTTCGTGACAGGCCCTAAGGAGAACAAGCTTGGCATCCGTGGCTCCGATACGTGCTCGTTGATGTTCAACGACGTGAAAGTGCCCAAGGAAAACCGCATTGGAGAAGACGGCTTCGGCTTCAAGTTCGCTATGCAGGTGCTGGCCGGCGGCCGGATTGGCATTGCCGCGCAGGCCTTGGGTATTGCTTCAGGTGCTTACGAACTATCGTTGAAGTACGCCAAGGAGCGTAAGGCGTTCGGGGTGCCCATCTCGCAGCACCAGGCTATTCAATTCAAGTTGGCAGACATGGCAACCAATATTGATGCCGCTCGCTTACTGTGCTTGCAGGCTGCTTTCGATAAGGATGCCCACCAAGATTATGCTAAGTCTGGGGCAATGGCTAAGCTGTTTGCGTCCAAAGTAGCTATGGATACAGCTGTAGAAGCAGTGCAAGTGCACGGGGGCTATGGATTTGTAAAAGAGTACCATGTGGAGCGCATGATGCGCGACGCAAAAATCACGCAGATCTACGAAGGAACTTCTGAAATCCAGAAAATTGTAATCTCGCGGGAAATATTAAAATAA
- a CDS encoding helix-turn-helix domain-containing protein, with amino-acid sequence MEDYNKVIESLGVRYIKAKNLVLQQPFTVRNNYDVGNNLILLHKGRITFGDEEQVVEEGEMLFIPGGRATKVNYGESAGKVITNDDMISNKDKFFHSNTDLDLIGDAEESHSFVSFEAKVFDSVNFFSSLDVPAFLISNNSKLANLIIKVVEESLQELPGRERLITIYTENIVVEIVRYILKNKMFVEQLATNSTYFKDPRLIDLFNYIKENIGGDLSNKVLSNVANVSEDYVGQYFKMLTGINPQDYIEYQRMERAVFLLRTTKKSIRDIGKEVGYKDTAYFCRRFKMMFGIPAGKMRRRESAMNI; translated from the coding sequence ATGGAAGATTATAATAAAGTGATAGAGTCGCTAGGTGTGCGATACATCAAAGCGAAAAACTTGGTGTTGCAGCAGCCCTTCACGGTGCGCAACAACTATGATGTTGGCAACAATCTAATCTTGTTGCACAAGGGACGTATTACCTTTGGTGATGAGGAGCAGGTAGTGGAGGAAGGCGAAATGCTCTTCATTCCTGGTGGTCGCGCTACCAAGGTGAACTACGGCGAGTCGGCGGGAAAGGTCATCACCAACGATGACATGATCAGCAACAAAGACAAGTTCTTCCACTCCAACACCGACCTGGATTTGATCGGGGATGCCGAAGAAAGTCACTCGTTTGTGAGCTTCGAGGCCAAGGTGTTCGACTCTGTGAACTTCTTCTCGTCGCTGGACGTGCCGGCGTTCTTGATTTCCAACAACTCAAAGCTGGCTAACCTCATCATTAAGGTAGTAGAGGAAAGCTTGCAGGAGTTGCCCGGCCGGGAGCGTCTTATCACCATCTACACCGAGAACATTGTGGTGGAGATTGTGCGCTATATCCTGAAGAACAAGATGTTCGTGGAGCAGCTAGCTACTAACAGCACTTACTTCAAGGACCCACGCCTCATTGACTTGTTCAACTACATCAAGGAGAACATTGGTGGCGACCTGTCCAACAAAGTTCTGAGCAACGTAGCCAACGTGAGCGAGGACTATGTAGGCCAGTACTTCAAAATGCTGACCGGTATCAACCCGCAGGACTACATCGAGTACCAGCGTATGGAGCGTGCTGTATTCTTGCTGCGTACCACCAAGAAGAGCATCCGCGACATCGGCAAAGAAGTGGGTTACAAAGACACGGCATACTTCTGCCGCCGCTTCAAGATGATGTTTGGTATTCCAGCCGGCAAAATGCGCCGTCGGGAATCTGCTATGAACATCTAG
- a CDS encoding geranylgeranylglyceryl/heptaprenylglyceryl phosphate synthase: MTTRMRLTSLYDALTKRYKLGHKSLAVLLDPDNLDETSCQRILELSTQHTVDYFFVGGSLVMSSHQAALIRLLKSQSAVPVLLFPSHSLHLDAQADGILLLSLISGRNPEFLIGQHVLAAPLLRQSNLQVLPTGYMLVDTGRQTTASYMSGTTPLPYDKPTIAACTAMAGELLGLRLIYLDGGSGALYPVSSAMVQAVRQAVELPLIVGGGINTVDKAHAALSAGADVIVVGNHIEKEPGFLEHVSQVVQSFNNVDVA, encoded by the coding sequence ATGACGACGCGAATGCGCCTCACCAGCCTCTATGACGCTCTAACTAAACGCTATAAGCTCGGCCACAAGTCGTTGGCTGTGCTCCTTGACCCTGATAATCTGGATGAAACTAGCTGTCAGCGGATTTTAGAGCTAAGTACACAACATACCGTTGATTACTTTTTTGTGGGTGGCAGTTTGGTGATGAGTTCTCACCAGGCTGCCCTCATTCGTTTATTGAAGAGCCAATCAGCCGTACCCGTTTTGCTTTTTCCAAGCCACAGTTTGCACCTCGATGCGCAAGCCGATGGTATTCTGCTGCTTTCCTTGATTTCGGGACGCAACCCAGAGTTCTTGATTGGGCAACATGTACTTGCGGCGCCTTTGTTGCGCCAGAGCAATTTGCAGGTATTACCCACCGGCTACATGCTCGTTGACACGGGCAGGCAAACCACTGCTAGCTACATGAGCGGCACCACTCCTCTGCCCTACGACAAGCCCACTATTGCGGCCTGCACCGCTATGGCAGGTGAGCTACTCGGTCTGCGTTTGATTTACCTCGATGGTGGTAGTGGTGCGCTTTACCCCGTGTCGTCGGCTATGGTTCAGGCTGTGCGCCAAGCCGTGGAGTTGCCCCTGATTGTTGGTGGTGGCATTAACACGGTTGATAAAGCCCACGCGGCTCTTTCTGCTGGGGCCGACGTTATTGTGGTAGGCAACCACATAGAGAAAGAGCCAGGGTTTTTAGAACACGTATCGCAAGTGGTGCAAAGCTTCAACAACGTGGATGTGGCTTAA
- a CDS encoding phage holin family protein: MSLFNDEDDSTKTPRTDNIIGNLKGYLDTRIDLVRLETQEKVKSAFVGTVHGVSLAAIGLLFFIFLNLFVALLLNDVLDSPFWGFGIVAAFYLVLLIIFVVGVDKKLFQGLADKLLNNTIYKSDKRQA; the protein is encoded by the coding sequence ATGAGCCTTTTCAACGACGAAGACGACTCAACTAAAACGCCACGCACCGATAACATCATCGGCAACCTGAAAGGCTACCTCGATACGCGCATTGATTTGGTGCGGTTGGAAACGCAGGAAAAGGTGAAATCGGCTTTTGTAGGCACAGTCCACGGCGTATCGCTGGCGGCTATCGGCCTGCTGTTTTTCATCTTCTTGAATTTGTTTGTAGCCTTGTTGCTCAACGATGTACTGGACAGTCCCTTTTGGGGCTTTGGTATTGTAGCAGCTTTCTATCTGGTGCTACTCATCATTTTTGTGGTGGGCGTCGATAAAAAGCTGTTCCAAGGCTTGGCCGACAAGTTGCTCAACAACACGATTTACAAATCCGACAAACGTCAAGCCTAA
- a CDS encoding J domain-containing protein, which produces MSQNHYHVLGVSATAAAHDIKLAYKRLAVQLHPDKHGGNPIYEERFKAVAVAYQILNDPARRAAYDQQLRQIEQRAAEARRQQEYRVQGQHVYGVPMPPPAPLRTRPPAGSAERHYRSIPKQRKFTRRDYVLTFSVMAGILFFFLLVKLVMDHVTAVSNYEDGLAAYKNRKWETAIGYFTEALHFKPEYKEALKRRAEIEQLVNHNYRSASADYTAALRETSRRTEKATLLYRLAQCQVQLGQVASAERNLTQALTLDSLQTGAWLARGEVRLFEQRRFPGAVRDFTTGLRLRSMMGRSVPVKYLTYRGLAYYKMQDLTLARQDYRQVLETNPSNGQVHFLLGRVAQQEGNDPAACEFFRRAVLLGYLYADEARQQNCP; this is translated from the coding sequence TTGAGTCAGAATCACTACCACGTACTCGGGGTTTCGGCTACCGCCGCTGCCCACGATATAAAGCTAGCCTACAAGCGGTTAGCCGTGCAGCTGCACCCTGATAAGCACGGCGGCAACCCTATATATGAGGAGCGGTTTAAGGCAGTGGCGGTGGCCTATCAGATCTTAAACGACCCCGCTCGCCGCGCCGCTTATGACCAGCAACTACGGCAAATAGAGCAACGCGCAGCCGAAGCGCGTCGGCAACAAGAGTACCGAGTGCAGGGCCAGCATGTGTACGGAGTGCCCATGCCCCCGCCCGCCCCGCTGCGCACCCGGCCGCCTGCTGGCTCAGCGGAAAGGCACTACCGCTCCATCCCGAAACAACGCAAGTTTACGCGCCGCGACTACGTGCTTACGTTTAGCGTAATGGCGGGCATCCTCTTCTTTTTCCTGCTGGTAAAACTGGTCATGGACCACGTAACGGCCGTGAGCAATTATGAAGATGGGTTGGCCGCCTACAAGAACCGCAAGTGGGAAACCGCCATTGGCTACTTCACAGAAGCGCTGCACTTCAAGCCAGAATATAAAGAAGCGCTAAAAAGGAGAGCTGAAATCGAGCAGCTCGTAAACCACAACTACCGCAGTGCCAGTGCCGACTATACTGCCGCGTTGCGCGAAACCAGCCGGCGCACCGAGAAAGCAACGCTGCTGTACCGGTTGGCGCAGTGCCAAGTGCAGCTGGGCCAGGTAGCAAGCGCTGAGCGTAATCTAACCCAAGCCCTGACGCTGGATTCGTTGCAAACCGGCGCGTGGCTGGCTCGGGGCGAGGTGCGGCTATTCGAGCAACGGCGCTTTCCCGGCGCTGTACGTGACTTCACCACAGGGTTGCGTTTGCGGTCCATGATGGGCCGCTCGGTACCGGTGAAATATCTCACGTACCGTGGGTTGGCGTATTATAAGATGCAGGACCTGACTCTAGCTCGTCAAGACTACCGGCAAGTGCTGGAAACGAACCCCAGCAACGGGCAGGTCCATTTCCTGTTAGGACGAGTGGCGCAGCAAGAAGGAAACGACCCCGCGGCCTGCGAGTTCTTCCGCCGAGCCGTCCTGCTGGGATACTTGTACGCCGATGAAGCCCGCCAGCAAAATTGCCCCTAG
- a CDS encoding fasciclin domain-containing protein: MKKNLLSFALIALLGAASATSASAQAAMTPGTVSVGGKAMYPNKNIVENAVNSADHTTLVAAVKAAGLVETLQGKGPFTVFAPTNAAFSALPAGTVETLVKPESKATLTKILTYHVVAGNMTADKIMAAIKAGKGTASLKTVSGGTLKAMMNGPKNVVLVDEKGGVSTISTYDVIQSNGVIHVIDKVLMP; encoded by the coding sequence ATGAAGAAAAACCTGCTTTCATTTGCTCTGATAGCCCTGTTGGGTGCCGCTAGTGCTACTTCGGCCTCTGCTCAAGCTGCCATGACGCCCGGTACCGTATCGGTAGGTGGCAAAGCTATGTACCCGAATAAGAATATTGTGGAAAATGCTGTAAACTCAGCCGACCACACCACTTTGGTAGCTGCCGTGAAGGCTGCCGGCCTCGTGGAAACCCTTCAGGGCAAAGGCCCATTCACCGTTTTCGCTCCCACCAATGCAGCCTTCAGCGCGCTGCCAGCCGGTACAGTTGAAACACTGGTGAAGCCTGAGAGCAAAGCAACCCTCACCAAAATCCTCACCTACCACGTGGTAGCCGGCAACATGACGGCCGACAAAATTATGGCGGCCATCAAGGCTGGTAAAGGCACTGCGTCGTTGAAAACCGTAAGCGGCGGCACCCTCAAGGCCATGATGAACGGCCCAAAGAACGTGGTGCTCGTTGACGAGAAAGGTGGCGTATCTACTATTTCAACTTACGACGTTATCCAGAGCAACGGCGTGATTCACGTTATCGACAAAGTGTTGATGCCCTAA
- a CDS encoding DUF5686 and carboxypeptidase-like regulatory domain-containing protein has product MALAGAGRSEAQLLLRGQVTEAATQKPVPFASIFVPGTTAGTTADADGRYQLSTAPTDTVVASAMGFAPVKKAVSRQAGPQTINFALGAGAVSLGEVVVRPTENPAYAIMRRVQERKPQNDKQRLDAFEFDSYNRTEISINNLPKQVSGRKVLRDMIAVADSLGLERGADGKPVVPIFASEMLSRYYAHQRPLRRREEIKRNQMHGMAPREGSVVSQIMGSSFQDWDFYPNWQQLLGKDFISPIADGWKFTYEYELQDSVYIGKDFCYQLAVTPRRSQDLAFTGTIWITKDSYALRRLDLRVSPDANLNFVDKITVWQELTPSSAGPWLPLRTRVMVSVRPTGKSTGVVARFTTVNSNFEAGKYHPLEFYDLPMETSADAFKGDPDFFAKNRPDSLSVQEQTTLTVLDTVRQLPAVRSFLEVATVVVSGYYRVGKIDVGPVLATLGYNNIEGLRPRIGFRTTPDISRNWMARVYLAYGLRDGRFKYGLRTNHILDRRTWTTIGFEHRHDIDQVALLDNDYALENPLFEAAASVGNINNGRPLLRDLTSVSFQTDLFRGFTQKVTLRQQQFRPLYQFAYYTNEPQLGAPTNDNFGVSEVVLESRYAPDEVLVQSQTQNYRSAIGLKKLPVFTVRYTLGLNKFLGGDFQYHKLNLLITQSVRLGQLGRTDYTLDAGYIPSTVPYPVLKAHLGNQSPFYNGGAYNLMRYFEFVSDRYIGLRFDHHFEGFLLNSVPALKKLNWRLVATGNVLYGSVDQANNAIIPELDPESGEPLPRFQPLGRLPYAEVGYGVENIFRVVRVDFLHRLTYRNSPAARNFGVKFSFQFRL; this is encoded by the coding sequence GTGGCTCTAGCCGGGGCTGGGCGCAGCGAAGCACAGCTGTTACTTCGTGGTCAAGTCACGGAGGCCGCTACGCAAAAGCCGGTACCGTTTGCTTCCATTTTTGTACCCGGCACCACCGCCGGTACCACCGCCGACGCCGACGGACGCTACCAGTTGAGTACCGCCCCCACCGATACGGTCGTGGCATCAGCTATGGGCTTCGCTCCTGTCAAGAAAGCAGTAAGCCGCCAGGCTGGGCCCCAAACCATCAACTTTGCACTGGGAGCCGGGGCGGTGTCATTGGGCGAAGTGGTGGTGCGGCCCACCGAAAATCCGGCCTATGCTATCATGCGCCGGGTGCAAGAGCGCAAGCCTCAGAACGACAAGCAGCGCCTCGATGCCTTTGAGTTCGACAGCTACAATCGCACGGAAATCAGCATCAACAACTTGCCCAAGCAAGTAAGTGGGCGCAAGGTGCTACGCGACATGATAGCCGTAGCCGACAGCTTGGGGTTGGAGCGCGGCGCCGATGGCAAGCCAGTGGTGCCCATTTTTGCCTCTGAGATGTTGTCGCGCTACTACGCCCACCAGCGGCCCCTGCGGCGGCGCGAGGAAATCAAGCGCAACCAGATGCACGGCATGGCCCCGCGCGAGGGGTCGGTAGTGTCCCAGATCATGGGGTCCTCGTTTCAGGACTGGGACTTTTATCCTAACTGGCAGCAACTATTGGGCAAAGACTTTATTTCGCCCATTGCCGACGGCTGGAAGTTCACCTACGAGTACGAGCTGCAAGATTCGGTATACATCGGAAAAGACTTCTGCTATCAACTGGCCGTGACGCCCCGCCGCTCGCAGGACTTGGCATTCACAGGCACCATCTGGATTACCAAGGATTCCTACGCGCTGCGTCGGCTCGATTTGCGGGTTAGCCCCGATGCAAACCTCAACTTCGTGGACAAGATTACGGTGTGGCAGGAACTGACGCCATCCAGTGCCGGGCCGTGGCTCCCGCTGCGCACCCGCGTGATGGTGAGCGTACGGCCTACGGGCAAGAGCACGGGCGTGGTGGCGCGCTTCACTACTGTCAATTCCAACTTTGAAGCGGGCAAGTACCACCCGCTGGAATTCTACGATTTGCCGATGGAAACGTCTGCGGATGCTTTCAAAGGCGACCCCGATTTCTTCGCCAAGAATCGGCCGGATTCGCTGTCGGTGCAAGAGCAAACCACTCTCACTGTGCTCGACACCGTACGCCAGCTGCCAGCTGTTCGCTCGTTTTTGGAAGTAGCAACCGTGGTGGTTAGTGGCTACTACCGGGTGGGCAAAATTGATGTAGGGCCGGTGCTGGCTACGCTTGGCTACAACAACATCGAAGGCTTACGCCCCCGCATCGGTTTTCGCACCACGCCTGATATCAGCCGTAACTGGATGGCCCGCGTGTACTTGGCGTATGGCCTGCGTGATGGGCGCTTCAAGTACGGCCTACGAACCAACCACATCCTCGACCGGCGCACCTGGACCACCATTGGCTTCGAGCACCGCCACGACATCGACCAAGTGGCACTGCTCGACAACGACTATGCGCTGGAGAATCCTCTGTTTGAAGCTGCTGCCAGTGTTGGCAACATCAACAACGGCCGGCCCCTGCTGCGCGACCTCACCTCGGTGTCGTTTCAAACAGATTTGTTCCGCGGCTTCACCCAGAAGGTTACGCTCCGCCAGCAGCAGTTTCGCCCCCTTTATCAGTTCGCCTATTACACCAACGAACCCCAACTGGGCGCCCCTACCAACGATAATTTCGGGGTTTCGGAGGTGGTGCTGGAGTCCCGCTACGCCCCCGATGAGGTGCTGGTGCAGAGCCAGACCCAGAACTACCGCTCGGCCATCGGCCTTAAAAAGCTGCCGGTGTTCACGGTCCGTTACACCCTGGGGCTCAACAAGTTTTTGGGCGGCGACTTCCAGTACCACAAACTCAACCTGCTGATAACCCAAAGCGTACGCCTCGGCCAACTCGGCCGCACCGACTACACGCTTGATGCTGGCTACATCCCAAGCACGGTGCCGTACCCGGTGCTCAAAGCGCATCTTGGCAACCAGTCGCCCTTCTACAATGGTGGTGCCTACAACCTGATGCGCTACTTCGAATTCGTAAGCGACCGGTACATTGGGCTACGCTTCGACCACCATTTTGAAGGTTTTCTGCTGAATTCGGTACCGGCCCTGAAAAAACTAAACTGGCGGTTGGTGGCAACCGGCAACGTGCTCTACGGTAGCGTAGACCAAGCCAACAATGCTATTATCCCGGAATTAGACCCAGAAAGTGGGGAGCCATTGCCTCGTTTTCAACCGCTGGGCCGGCTGCCCTACGCCGAGGTGGGGTACGGCGTCGAAAACATATTCCGGGTGGTTCGCGTAGATTTTCTACACCGCCTCACGTACCGCAACTCGCCTGCTGCCAGGAATTTCGGTGTGAAATTTAGTTTCCAGTTCCGGCTGTAA